Within the Gimesia sp. genome, the region CCGGTATCCCATCGGTCGTTTATGGATTTATGGCAATTGTGTTTGTGTCTCCGATCATCCGCCAGATTTTTCCCAGCGCCGGCGTATTTAATGCAGCCAGTGCCTGCGTCGTGGTGGGGATCATGATCCTGCCGATGATCATTTCTCTGAGTGAAGATATTCTGCAGTCGGTCCCGATTTCATTGCGGGCAGCAGCTTCTGCGCTGGGAGCAAACAAATTTGAAGTGACAGTACGAGTGGTCCTGCCGGCTGCGATGTCGGGGATTATTGCCAGCTTCCTGCTGGCCATCTCCCGTGCAATTGGTGAAACAATGGCGGTGACTCTGGCGGCAGGGGCGACACCCAAACTGACCCTGAATCCCCTGGAAAGTGTTCAGACCATGACCGCTTATATTGTGCAGGTGAGTCTGGGAGATACACCTGCAGGCACGATTGAGTACCGTACAATTTTTGCAGTCGGCCTTGCCTTGTTTGTTACAACAATGACGATGAACGTGATTGCTCAATATATTCTCTCCCGAGTAGGAGAACGCTACGAATGAGCACAAAAATCGATATTTATACTAAGAGACGCCGCGGGCGTATCGTGAACGGGATGTTTACTGCGGCCTGTTTTCTGGCCACGATTTCCTGTGTGCTGGTGCTGCTGGTTTTGATCTGGAATATCATTCTGCAGGGTAAAAGCTGGTTGAGCTGGGACTTTATCGAGTCCCTGCCATCACGGTTCCCTGAAAAAGCCGGTATCAAGACAGCACTGTGGGGCAGCATCTGGCTGATCTGTCTGACGGCCCTGTTTTCGGTGCCGCTGGGAGTAGGGGCTGCCGTTTATCTCGAAGAGTATGCTCCGCGGAGCCGCTGGCGGAAATTGATTCAGTTGAATATTGCGAATCTGGCCGGTGTGCCTTCCATTGTTTATGGAATTCTGGGGCTGGGACTGTTCGTCCGGACGCTGGCTTTTGAGCGGAGCGTGCTGTCCGGCGCACTGACACTGACCCTGGTTGTATTGCCGATCATTATTCTGGCGTCCCAGGAAGCGTTGCGGGCGGTACCGGATTCGATCCGACGTTCGGCTTATGCTCTGGGGGCGACCCGCTGGCAGACGGTGTGGTACCAGGTGCTGCCGGCTTCCCTGCCGGGGATTATGACGGGAGTGATTTTATCCCTCTCGCGGGCACTGGGAGAAGCGGCACCTTTGCTGGTTGTCGGGGCGATGGCTTATGTTCCCTTTGTACCGGAAAAATTATCGGATGAGTTTACCGCTCTACCGATTCAGATTTTCAACTGGACCTCGCGGCCGCAGGAAGAGTTTCATCATCTGGCGGCAGCCGGGATTTTAGTACTGCTGGTTGTACTGGTCAGCATGAATGCCGTAGCGGTGTTCGTGCGGCATAAATACGGAAAAAAGATTCGCTGGTAAGAGAGGGAACCTGGCGATCGGGAAAATACGAAATTCTCCCGCACATATTTGATTTCGATTATCTATAATAGTATTCAGCGGGGATAACCAATTTATGGCTTCAACACCCTCGGTTAAAAATAATATGCAATCACCTGATAAAGCAGCCTCCACTCATTCACAGGGTCCTGTCGTGCGGCCTTCGATTCCTGAAGGTAAAAGCATGCGGACTGCCGATGAGTTGGCGCAGGCTACTGAAAAGATCAGCGTGCGTGACCTGTCATTTTATTATTCCGATAACCGCGCTTTAACTGATATTTCGCTTTCGATTCCTGAGCGGTGCGTGACTGCGTTCATTGGCCCCTCAGGCTGTGGAAAGTCGACGTTTCTCCGGTGTCTGAACCGGATGAATGATATGATCGAAGGCACCCGGGTCGAAGGCGAGATCCTGCTGGAAGGTCAGGATATTTATTCCAGCCGCACAGACATCGTGACCTTGCGGAAGCGGATCGGGATGGTATTCCAGAAGTCGACTCCATTTCCGAAATCGATTTTCGATAACGTGTCGTTCGGTCCCAAGATCGCGGGGATCCGTAAAAAGAAAGATCTGTACGAGATCGTCGAGCGCTCTCTGCAGCGGTCAGCACTGTGGGATGAAGTCAAAGATCGCCTGAGCGATTCTGCATTGAACCTGTCGGGTGGTCAGCAGCAGCGGTTATGTATCGCCCGTGCTCTGGCCAACGATCCGGACATTCTGTTGATGGATGAACCGGCGTCGGCACTCGATCCGGCTTCAACGGCACGGATCGAAGACCTGATCTTCGAACTTAAAGAACAGTACACGATTGTGATCGTTACGCATAACATGCAGCAGGCGGCTCGTGTGTCCGACCAGGCTGCCTTTTTCTATCAGGGGCTGCTGATCGAATCCGGAGCGACGGAAGAGCTCTTCACGAATCCCAAGAAACAGCAGACCGAAGACTACATTACCGGCAGGTTTGGATAAGCCAATGACAAAACATTTACAGCGTGATATGGAATCACTGGAGCGGGAAATCATCACCCAGTCATCGCTGGTGGAAGAGATGATTTCTAAAGCCAGTCGCGCGCTTTACGAAGTTCAAGTTGATCTGGCCAATGAAGTGATTGAGCAGGAACGGGCAATCAACGAGAGTGAAGTGAAGATTGAGGAAGACTGCCTGAAGATTCTGGCGCTGCATCAGCCGGTGGCCGTCGATTTGCGCGAGACGGCAACGGTGCTGAAGATTAACAATGATCTGGAGCGTATTGCCGATCTGGCGGTGAATATAGCTGAGCGGACCATCGGTCTGTCGCATTATCCGAATTTCCACATTCCTGCTGCCCTGGAACCCATGACCAAAGTTACGGTTTCGATGTTACGCGACGCGATTGACGCGTTCATCGATTTCGATACCGATAAGGCCCGTGAGGTCTGTAAACGTGATGATATTGTCGACGGTTACAACCGCGAGATTATCAATGAAATCTACGGATTGATGCAGACCGATCAGAGTCTGATTAAGCCGGCATTACATTTTTTCTCTTCTGCGCGCCACATTGAACGTATTGCCGACCATACTACAAATATTGCGGAAGATGTGATTTACCTGACCGAGGGCGAAATTATCCGTCATCGTCACAAAGAAACATTTTCCACCTGACCCGCTTTTACAGAGGTGTTATAAGAAAAAGACATGTCAAAGAAACGCATTCTTGTGATTGAAGATGATCGTTCTCTCTCTGAAGTTCTCGCATACAATCTGCGACAGGAGAAGTACGATGCCGTGGTGGCCCTGGATGGGATGGACGGGTTACGGCAGGCCCAGTTGAAAACGCCTGACCTGATTATATTAGACCTGATGTTGCCTCAGATGGACGGACTGGAAGTCTGTCGCAGACTGCGATCAGACCCGGTAACATGCAATGTGCTGATACTGATGCTGACCGCGAAATCTGAAGAGACCGATCAGGTCGTCGGTTTCACGCTGGGGGCTGACGATTACGTAACCAAGCCGTTCAGCGTCAAGATTCTGCTGGAGCGGATCAAGGCTCTGCTTCGTCGACGTGAAAGCAATGGCGAAGCCTCAGATACCATCGTGAGCCAGGGAGTGATGATCGACCGCCGGCGTCACCGGGTGATGATTGACGATGTGCCTATCTCTCTGACCCGCAGTGAATTCGAACTTCTGGAAGCGCTGGTTCGTCAGCCGGGGCGAGTGTTCTCCCGTTCTGAGTTGATTGATGCGGCTCTGGGAGACGATGCCCTCGTGCTGGAGCGGACGATTGACGTTCATATCCGGGCTCTGCGTCAGAAACTGGATAAGCACGCGGAGTTGATTGAAACGGTGCGTGGAGTTGGTTATCGATTCCGTGATCCTGACACCGCATTTAAGAAACAGACGACGTAAATCGTTTGGCAGAAGGCTGAAACGACATTAAACAGGTCTGCGAGAGCAGGCCTGTTTTTGTTTTGCAATTGGGTGTCAGTACTTAAGTACCTGTTCTGGCTGGGGTAGGGGAGAAAATGCACGGGATAAGTGTACTAAGTATCACATGAATTGGGGTTTCTTTCTATCTGAACTGTCAAAAAGATGTAGAAACGGTAGTTGACAGTCTAACGAAGGTCGATATACTAGTCTTAGTTGAGACTGAGTCTCATGATCGACATTCCACCAGGTCCAAGCCTGAGATCGGGGTTCCAACCGTTTCCTACCTGAGGAACTCCGGGTTTTTCAAGATCACTATCCACGTAAAAAAAGCGTCTGCCACCATGGATGCGACAGACGCTTGGGTATAAGTGTAAGATGTCTACAGTAACCGGAAGCCAGATCGAGCGTGTGGGAGCCACCCCGGCCCCTGAAGTTGCACCACGCCGCCGTTTTCTCTGCCACTGTCTGAAAGTGACTCCAGATCAGGTCCAGCAGTGTATTACTGAGACCCAGGCAGAGACCGTTCACGAAGTAACCCGCGGTTGTGGTGCTGGAAAAGGCTGCACAGCCTGCCATTGCCGCATTAAGGACTTGCTGGCAGGGCTGTGTGATGACTGTGGACAGTCCAAGCGACGTTGTCTGTGTGCCGCTCAGCCGGTTTAAGCCTGCTATTCGCGAATCTGCTCAGCCAGGTAGTTCTGAATGCCGACCTGTTTGATCAGTTCGAGCTGTGATTCGCACCAGTCGATGCTTTCTTCTGACTCGACGACCATCTGATCCATCAATTCACGGCTGCCGGCGTCTTTTTCCTGTCG harbors:
- the pstC gene encoding phosphate ABC transporter permease subunit PstC codes for the protein MWNRLRPVYEGLVHFSLFICASISVLVTVGIVIILLYESVKFFYDVPVLEFLTGTEWTPLLKPQHFGILPLLCGTMLVAGGSAIVAVPIGLGTAIYLSEYASPRFRDIVKPILEILAGIPSVVYGFMAIVFVSPIIRQIFPSAGVFNAASACVVVGIMILPMIISLSEDILQSVPISLRAAASALGANKFEVTVRVVLPAAMSGIIASFLLAISRAIGETMAVTLAAGATPKLTLNPLESVQTMTAYIVQVSLGDTPAGTIEYRTIFAVGLALFVTTMTMNVIAQYILSRVGERYE
- the pstA gene encoding phosphate ABC transporter permease PstA; the protein is MSTKIDIYTKRRRGRIVNGMFTAACFLATISCVLVLLVLIWNIILQGKSWLSWDFIESLPSRFPEKAGIKTALWGSIWLICLTALFSVPLGVGAAVYLEEYAPRSRWRKLIQLNIANLAGVPSIVYGILGLGLFVRTLAFERSVLSGALTLTLVVLPIIILASQEALRAVPDSIRRSAYALGATRWQTVWYQVLPASLPGIMTGVILSLSRALGEAAPLLVVGAMAYVPFVPEKLSDEFTALPIQIFNWTSRPQEEFHHLAAAGILVLLVVLVSMNAVAVFVRHKYGKKIRW
- the pstB gene encoding phosphate ABC transporter ATP-binding protein PstB, whose translation is MRTADELAQATEKISVRDLSFYYSDNRALTDISLSIPERCVTAFIGPSGCGKSTFLRCLNRMNDMIEGTRVEGEILLEGQDIYSSRTDIVTLRKRIGMVFQKSTPFPKSIFDNVSFGPKIAGIRKKKDLYEIVERSLQRSALWDEVKDRLSDSALNLSGGQQQRLCIARALANDPDILLMDEPASALDPASTARIEDLIFELKEQYTIVIVTHNMQQAARVSDQAAFFYQGLLIESGATEELFTNPKKQQTEDYITGRFG
- the phoU gene encoding phosphate signaling complex protein PhoU, which gives rise to MTKHLQRDMESLEREIITQSSLVEEMISKASRALYEVQVDLANEVIEQERAINESEVKIEEDCLKILALHQPVAVDLRETATVLKINNDLERIADLAVNIAERTIGLSHYPNFHIPAALEPMTKVTVSMLRDAIDAFIDFDTDKAREVCKRDDIVDGYNREIINEIYGLMQTDQSLIKPALHFFSSARHIERIADHTTNIAEDVIYLTEGEIIRHRHKETFST
- a CDS encoding response regulator transcription factor; amino-acid sequence: MSKKRILVIEDDRSLSEVLAYNLRQEKYDAVVALDGMDGLRQAQLKTPDLIILDLMLPQMDGLEVCRRLRSDPVTCNVLILMLTAKSEETDQVVGFTLGADDYVTKPFSVKILLERIKALLRRRESNGEASDTIVSQGVMIDRRRHRVMIDDVPISLTRSEFELLEALVRQPGRVFSRSELIDAALGDDALVLERTIDVHIRALRQKLDKHAELIETVRGVGYRFRDPDTAFKKQTT
- a CDS encoding (2Fe-2S)-binding protein, with the protein product MSTVTGSQIERVGATPAPEVAPRRRFLCHCLKVTPDQVQQCITETQAETVHEVTRGCGAGKGCTACHCRIKDLLAGLCDDCGQSKRRCLCAAQPV